AAGGAAACGTGTACTGTGGGTTGAAGACTTGTCCCAAATTAACTTGCTCTTTCCCAGTCTCTGTTCCGGAGTCCTGCTGTCCAGTTTGCAGAGGTAAGTTGAAGCATAACCACAGAAGGACAGGCTCTGAATTTACCCCTTCCCCTGCCAGGGCCCTTTCTGTGCACCAGCACTGGCCCTCAGGACACAATCTGCAGGTTTCCCATGTACTTACAATCCAAAGCATGTTGGGAAATTAAACCACTGGGAAATGCCAGCAGGGGAACATTGCTACCTTTGTGTTCCTAAATTGAAACAAGGGGAGTATGCACTGATGATAAAGTTGCATCCCCAGAACAGGGTTAATCAAGGCTTCAAATGGCCAGGTCTCTCACCTTTGCCTGAGATCCCATAGCAAATGATTGCTGGAAATCACCTTGTGCGCAGCATCTTGTTAAGCCGCATAAAACCAATAGTAAATCTTCATCCTCAGTTTGCATGATGTTTGGGAAGAGATCTTCCTTTTGGTCTGTACAGAAGCTAGTGCAATGAAGTCAGATGAAAGACTGACACTTCTACACCCTGATGCAACCTCCACCTTAAATTTAACTGTAAAGCTGGATGAGACTTTTCCCCTGAGTATCTCCCAAGGTGTGGCACAGTCACCCCCTaactgctcctgctctgcttcgCACACAGGAGATGGAGAGTTATCATGGGAACATTCCGACGGGGATATCTTCCGGCAGCCGGCCAACAGGGAAGCCGTAAGTGTGACCTCCAGTTTAAAGACAGAttcctgctgtgctttgtgcatCAGTACATTGGGGAAAGAATAGAAAAGGATGGTAACAGGTCTACTGCTTCATCCTGGGCTCTGTGAATCTAGCCCAAAATAGGTTTCTTCCACTTCGGCAAATCCCTTAATAGACTCAGCCTGAATTCAGGAATAATGCTGAATTATAAACTCCCATGAGCTCCTGCAGGCTTTGGATTTTGTCTTTGTTGTATATGCTCTATAAGAATAAagctctgcagtgttttgtttgctATGCAGGTATCACTTTTAAATCATAATTGCAAACACTTACTTCCCAGTTGGCATttacacatgtatatatttactTTAGGGGCTTCACTACCCATGGGGCTAAGAGTATCCATTAACAACTTACTTCTCAAGAGATGATTTTTGTAACAGCATCTGGAGAGAATATGAAGTGCTTTTAAGCATTAGGTGCATTACCTACATACATGAACTAACAGGTCTTTGGATTAGTGAGAAGAATCATGCCTTGTAAAAGATCTGCTGTAAAATACACTATTCCTTTATGCCCATGGGTATTttggaaagtaattttctgaaaacaaccAGTGGTTTTGCTCTAGAAAACACACTGCACACTACTAATACcactattattattgttactactgttctttgcaaataaaatgagaCTTCCCAGACTGTAAGACTCAGTCTGTGCAAGCCTAACACTGGCCTTGTGTCAAGAGTTCAAAGCTACAGGCAAACAAGAAGCTGGACAGTCACTCTGGACATGCCCTGCCACTGGAGCCCCAGCAGAAAGCAATTGTGATGAGGGAAACTAGACAGGCTTACAGTTTTTCTCATCTAATCTTAGAGCAGACATCAGTAAAGTAGGCATCTAGCTTTGAACATCATTTTTAATACATGGAGTGAAATAGGCACTTCTGGGTTGTGATTCATCTCCTCATGATAGAGAGTTCCACAACAGGTCAGGTTCTAAAACTGCCTCTCTGTCCATTGACTCAATTTAGGACTTCAGATGACCAACGTAGATAAAGACACCTACACTGACATATACAGTCTGTGAGACGAGTTACAACCGCGTATGTGTGAATGATGTTTGATGATAGCGGCAACACTCGTTGTCTGTGTTAAGCTTCTTTCCCCATGATCATTGGAATAAGACATTTACTTTCCtgctctctttctgtctcttaaACAGAGACACTCATACCACCGCTCCCACTACGACCTGTCACCCAGCTCTGCAAGGCAGGTAGTCAACATTCCACGTTTTCCCAATGCCAGGAATAACCGTGGAGTCCTCCCGGATCCGCAGCAAGCTTCAGGAACAATAGTACAAATCGTCATCAACAACAAGCACAAGCACGGACGAGGTAAAGACAAGTACTTCTTATGGTGTTGCTCTGGGTCAGGAAACAATCACCTGTAGCTCAGAAAAAGCTCTCAAAATATACAGCAGGATATACAGTCGCAATTCATACCGGTATCAAGAGACCCAAGGCCAAATCAGGGAGGCAAAAAGCAGTCAGCTATTAAAGATATGAAATCAGCTCTTGCCTGAGACTAGTTGTGCCTCCAGACAACAGGGCACCACGCTTGTGTTGCTCTCTGAAATACCTTGTAGGATTGTGCCACGTAATTCTGAGAACACCTGCAGTGGCTACTAGGGAAGTGAGTGCTTTGTGCCACAGAGGACACCACAATGCCTCCAGATTCACTCACTTGTTCACACGCTGACTGCCCAATAGGAAATGATTCGTCCTATTTTCTTTGCACCATCTCTTGTTTTGTAACTTTACTGGCTGTAAACAGTGTCTGTTTAAACTGCCCCATAAATCTCAGACCATAAAGTTCTGCCATAGGATCAAGAGGTTTTCTGCTTCCAAGGCTTAGCAAATTATTCTCAAGAAAGGCAGCTGCATGACTTCCCACCCATTAAGCTACTTGTCTGACACAGTGGCATGCAAGGggtgcttttcctcctccaaagCTAATACTAGAGGCAGAGTAGGCAATTAGCCTGTACTGGATGCCTGAGCTGTAAAGAGGCAAAGTTAACCACGATAATCAGTCTGACTCTAAGAATCCTTTAGTGCCTTCTGATAATACAATATAGGATATATTACATTATGGGGACAGCAGACCTTTGAGCCCATATGGCAAACCTTATCCAAACATGACTGAGCCATATTCGTGCTGCAttacaagaaagacaaaaatagagGGAAAATATCACTTCATCGGTTAGtaagaaagcagcttttgcaCAGTAAAAAGGGTGGGAAGCTCAGTTCCCacagtggtgtccctcagaAAACAGAGGTCTACAGGACCAGCCATAAGAGAAAGAGCTGTAAAAACACATGTCGAGAAGACCATCTATCCACAAATGCCAGTCTGTGTGCACTGAGAAACTACCCACAAAGAGTTAAAGGCCCTTGTATTAGGGCCAACTAATCTTTTAAGGTATTAACTAACAGAAGGAATGTTGGCCATAGGATCTTTATTATCCACCTGAACAAGCATGAAAAAACATTCAGATCATGCCAGTGTTTTATGCTGAGTCTAGGAGCAGGAATCTCCGTGCAGTGCAGTATCTTTGACATGTAATTCACACATGAGGACATCATCAAAGCAATTTCTAACTGATTTGTTTCAGCAAATAAAGAGCATACAGATGAACAGCATATTTCTGGGTGCAGTATATAGGAACTGCCACAACTTCAGACACTCACGGCCTGGAAAGTATCTGAGAGATGCCCATGATGGGAACAGGAATGCTGaccatgtattttcttttgttcttgtgCAATTACGAAGTGTTTTATTAATTAATGCACATGCCCCTTGAGATGCATTTCAGTAAGTTAATAAACACACGACGACTCTCCTGACAAGCCAATACTGTGCAGTTGCATGGATACAGATGTATCATTCTAAACATGAAGAGCACTGAAGACAGGGCATCAGGGAACTAGAAGTTATTTGCCATATTTTGGCTCCTACTGGAAGCTTCATCTGCTACCTCAGAGTAATTATTTAACTGTTCTGTGCTAAAGAAACCCTAAACCAGAGAGAACCCTAAACCAGAGAGAATACGTATCGACACAATGTCAAAATCACCCCGTGAGGGTGAAACCATGAAACCTTTATGTCCATAAAGGATCCAGagaagctgggggaaaaaaatccataacaGCAGAAATATAACTAATAATACAGTATTGAAGCATGTAAGAGGCCTGCTGAGCAGCTGAGTACTTACCAGTTTCCTCAGTTATGTTTTTTCTCCCATGTTCTTAGTATACAGATAACACtctatttgcttttatttgagaAACTAAACTGTTTCGTACCTCTAAACAAAGCTATGTCTtaagaaagagttaaaaagtAGCAAATATAAGCCAAATGATAGCATAACCCCATGAAAGACAATACATTGCAAAAAACACTCCCCATAAATCTCAGTAACTCAGTAAAGTTTAAGCCAGTTGGTCACATCTGTTACCAGTTAGATGTAAATTTCAGATTacagataaaaattaaattgcttttgaaagttaCAGGCAAAATAGGaacatattttacaaataaaagcattaataGAAATGATGGCATATTAGAAGAATTGGAAATATTTACAACATATCCCAGCTTCACTTCAGTTGCTTTTAGAAATGAGGCAGTGCCCTTTCTTTCACCTTGTTAGGAttagtttgcatttttctttgtgtttataaaatattgaaaaagaaacaagtaagGTTTATAGGACAAATGCAAACATGGTGTAAAGTCATATAATTCCCATTAACTGCCGGGTGACCCAAACTGGCTTCCACCAAGCATGGATTTTTCCACTCTCCTGGTGTCAGCTGTATTTCTCTGTCTCTCAAGGGCACTGATGCATAAATATTCCGAGGTGCTGAGACATTACTAGAATGAAATTTCAGTCCCATATAAATCCTTTCATGTTAGTGTCGTCTTGTGATTCCAAAAGCCAAATGTCTCTATATACCTATAGACACATATATTTCCATAAAGGacataaaactttattttgcaACATTCCCCTGCTTTGGTCTGTGTGTCGTGTGGCAGGAACTCCCATGCAAAAGCAACGAAAGGCCCCTGGTTGCATTAACCCATCCTGCTGACAGCATGGCTCTCACTACAGAAGCTGTGTTGAGTTAATGGCTAGAAAAGCTGTGCGGGTGACTCAGTAGCTAATGTCATGATCCTGTCATCTGCAGATTCAATTCTAGAAGCCAGAGCCGATGTGGCAGGCTGTGTCCTGTGTGGTGACTGAgatgaggaggggaaggaggagtgAGTTTTATAAGTGGGTTAATGATGCACAACTGAAATGTGTGCACTGGAGAGGAGCTACTCAAATGCTTGACTCAGCCATCTTCACTGTTCTCCTCAAAAGGGTGATGAACACTAGTGTCAGCAGAGATGGAATCAAGGCAAAACTGCTCAGAAAAGGGTGATGATAGGCCCAGACTCATTTAAAGTAGCAAAACTCAAAAGTTAGCATGCAGAGAAATGGGCCAGAGACACTAACAAATGATGTACAGAGAGACTGCTTTAAACAAATGTGCATGAATCAAATGAATATTCATAGAGACATAGCCAAGGAATGTACCTTTTCCCGTTGtacttcttcttccttttctcttcttttgtagTTTGTGTTTCAAATGGCAAAACATATTCACATGGTGAATCTTGGCATCCTAATCTCCGAGCCTTCGGAATCGTAGAGTGTGTGTTGTGCACCTGCAACATCACCAAACAAGAATGTAAGAAAATTCACTGTCCAGAACAATATCCCTGCAAATACCCTCAGAAAGtagaaggaaaatgctgtaaaGTCTGTCCAGGTAAAACAAAGTTGATCACAGACCACCTTTTTGCTGTGCATGTTAAGGGGCTTGGCTCAAGCCTTCTGGTCACAATAAGATCTGATGCAAACAGCGACAGCACTGCCCACTGTTCTCATGTGTGTGCAAAGGTCTCGACGtgaggcaggcagagctgctgttcctcAAATGAGGGGACTGCTGCCGGGGCTTGCTGCCGGGGGCACATATGTTCTGATCAGACCCTGTCTTTCTCTCCACTGGTAGCACAACTCCCTGACACCCATTTCTGAAGAGACTATTACAGAGAGGTACACAGAAAGTTCATTATTGTCAAAAGACCCTCCCATCCTTCCCCCGCTGCAGTGCCTACAGAACCTTCACATCATTTTCTAGCTTATAAATTTGCATGGAGATCATTATCCTTTCTGCTTGTTAAAATGTACCAGAAGGATTCAAACCTCCCAATTAGAAATTGGTTGCTGTCGGTTATGTAACTTAAtccttaaaataaatactaactTCTCACAGATTTAGCATTGTTTCTATGCTGCACTAATGGCTGAACTTACATAGACAGTACTTACTAAAATCAATGCCTACAACTTGTGAAAAACCTGCTAATATGAACCTGCTGATGGTCCATCAGCCGTGTCACATAGGACACAAGAGGTAAAGGAGTGTCCAGTTCCCTTTGGTGCCTTTAAACTTCTTTTCTCACCTGTATGGcccatttctgtgtttgtttggtgATACACTGGGGGGAAATGCTCTGAGGAAATGAGTTGTTCTGTCATGTATAGAaattcttcccattttctttgcttactgGGGAAGAGCACAATGCAGTGGCTGTAGGCAGGAGATGTCTATCTAGGTCTTTCGGATATTTGTGAATCACAGCTTTTATTGGGCTTATTTGCTATGAGAACAGTCAGCAAAACCTGGCTAACAGGCTTCAATAGaaaatttaacagcaaaaagaaagttactgtctttttgtttgagattctgtgtgctgttttttaagaaagctgAACCTCTCCCTGCAGTCTGTCTGCTCTGTGTGGAGATATGTATTCATTGTTAGGGTTCTCCACAAACAGCAGTCCCAGTGTCTCGAGTTGCATCATCACTCTTGCATTCCCGTCCAAGGTCAGTTACCAACAGAACAATTACCATTTCTACTTCTGCTCTACGACTTTACCAGGTGGGCAGGAGATAACGGGCACTGTGGCCAGCCCAGGCTTGCACTGGCCAAGCAGAATGCAAACCGTGTAGGTTCTACCTGCCCTTTTCCTCAGCAAAGCATTAATGTGGGTCTCTTCACCCGTTTTCATTTAGTTAATCTATTGCCTCTGAGACTTCCACCATTATTTCAAATATGCTTGAAAAGTGGACAACAGGTTCAAAAATTGTGAGGAGTCTCACAGACCTCATGGTTTTACACAGCTCATTTCCTTATGAAACTGGATTGCAACTACAAATACTGCCTTGCCACCCCAGACAGGCGACCAGAACAATATTAGATGTCTGAGGCCAAGCTGGAGATGGATTTGAGTGGCCATACAAGTGAAAGTTCTACTTTTAAACTAAAGCTGCTTGGCTATTGGTGCCAAGTAAGTTCTGGAGGACTTGATTACAACTGAATTAtgtgttctgggtttttttaaacagaagaagtGCCAAGTCAGACCTTTGACAACAAAGATTACTTCTGTGGGAAGGAGACATTTCCTGTCTATGAATCCATTttcacagaggaaggagaaaccATCAGAAAAATTGCAGTAGAAACTGAAAAGCCACCTCAAATAGAAATACATGTGTGGACAATCAGAAAAGGTGAGTTGAGCaagttctttctttaaagagtgTATCATCCTCCATTAAAATCCCAAGACAAGTTGAAGCATCCTGAGAGTGTCCTTCTGGCTATTCAGGATACCACGTGCCAAGAGGTTCTTATTTAAGATGGACTAAAAAGCTTTGCATTAAAATC
Above is a genomic segment from Strigops habroptila isolate Jane chromosome 9, bStrHab1.2.pri, whole genome shotgun sequence containing:
- the CHRDL1 gene encoding chordin-like protein 1; amino-acid sequence: MRKKWILKDFHFIFCGVLCLLLVDGGKLEQVKHSDTYCMFQDKKYRVGERWHPYLEPYGLVYCVNCLCSENGNVLCSRIRCPSLHCPSPVHVPQLCCPRCPEDSLFSVSSKITGKSCEYNGTTYHHGEMFVAEGLFQNRQANQCAQCSCSEGNVYCGLKTCPKLTCSFPVSVPESCCPVCRGDGELSWEHSDGDIFRQPANREARHSYHRSHYDLSPSSARQVVNIPRFPNARNNRGVLPDPQQASGTIVQIVINNKHKHGRVCVSNGKTYSHGESWHPNLRAFGIVECVLCTCNITKQECKKIHCPEQYPCKYPQKVEGKCCKVCPEEVPSQTFDNKDYFCGKETFPVYESIFTEEGETIRKIAVETEKPPQIEIHVWTIRKGILRHFYVEKVSKREFEELPYFKQITRTTPSQWKIFSEGEAQISQMCESRVCRTELEDLVKVLYLEKSEKGHC